TGTGTCGATGAAGGCGATTTACTGATAGACAAGCAACTGAGTGGGATTTACTACTATAAAAACTCTTATTGGCCCTCGCATATATAAGTAATAAATGCATGGTTTGATTACCTGCTCGTAATACTACATTCTCCCAAATAAATAGTTTACATATAAACGCGCGGCTAAACTTCACTTCGTTACTTGAAATGCCAATAATAACACATAACATAGAGTACAAAATCGGAATAGAAACGCCGACTGAAGAAACACTTTCAATGGCCGAAATACCATTCTTCCGTTTATCGTATTCAACGGTATCCTCTTGAAATAAGTTCCTTTTCTAAACTATGCCAGAAATAACGCACGACTTCCACATCCttaaatcttttatttttgtcaAGTTCGACCTTTTCTACATTCCATTGCTGCACGTGTTGTGGTACAGAATCACCGGCAAAGTGGAAATAGTAGCCTTTGCAGCGTTGAAATAATTCCTGTGGCGAATTCCACTGATAGTTATTAAACTGCCACGTATGACCAGTAGTGAAGATAGCGACAACTCTGTCCCAATATTCTGGCTTAGTAAACATCCTAGTGTTATCGACTATAATAAATCTAATTGGTCTTGATATACGTTCGAAGTTTTTCTCTATGTTAACTAATCCGTTTGGCACTGACGGTAAGTTACGAGGATTCACGTATTTTGACTCCAGCAGGAACTGTTTTATATTTGCAACAGTTAAAATTGATGACGCAGCCGAAGGAATCAAAATAATTGGATCTTTGCGAGGGCCACCTGATGAACCATTTGTTTTGGAAATACGACCGTGCGCGCCCTTATGACCGGGAGGCAATTTAGATCCTCGTAAAGATCCTTTGATCGACTGTACTAATTTTAGTTCTGCATCTTTTATTAGATAACCAAAGTTGATCGGCTTAGCACCACGCAATGCAGAGTTGTGGTCCACCAATATACGTTCATGTTTCATTGTTTCCACCACAACTGGATCGGAAACTTCACTATCATTTTCAAGAGATGCTGAAGTGGTTGATTTTACAGTCGACAATTCACCAGCCaaagttttattttctatatCTACTTTATCGGATGTCTCGCCTTTCTGACCGGGTGCTTTCAGATATTGGGATGATTCCGTATTGCCAGACAACCAATTTATTAAATCAGTTCTTTGTAAAAATGAAACATTAGTCAATTGTTTATTCTGACAGTCTGCTAGATAGTCTGCGGCACTTGAGTCCTTATTCATCCAACAATGAACAATTATTCGTAACTGTACCAATGAACCATCAATCTCAATTTCCGTTTCTTCATTCAATGGAAAACTATCTTGGGTACTACCATCACTGGATAGAGTTTCTACCATGGTTGCTTTCGTAATATCATCAGTAGACTGTCcctcattattttttagaACCAGTTTATCGCCGTTCTTTAAGTGTTCTCTCAGTCTGTCTAATGAGTTCGccataattttttcaccaGTTTCTTGCTCaaattattattcttttaacGCCCCGAATTAAGAAACAGCCTGTTTTGGAAACgcaatttgaaaaagggtGGAATATTCGTTGAAGTACTTGTTTTAAACCTGTCCAATCGAAATTTTCATCCTTATGCTTTGAGAACAATATTGCGTTGCCGGTTAACCGTCTCGGTGTTCGAtgagttgaaaaattatacaCTAAAAAGATACATACTATTCAAAGTTGTAAAAGAGACTCTTAGCTAAGGGAAGTATTAACAATAATCATTCACTTTATACTTTACATCGCAATTgctttcattaatttttgataaatggccaaaaaaacgaaaaataaCTCAAAAAGTTCAACTCCAGTGAATGATGTACCAACAACTGCTggcaaaaagaaagcaaaaggaaaaaagggaCAAGAACCAGAGCCAGAAGATGACAAAAGGGCCAAGCAACAAAGTAATAGAGCAAAAGTGACATCCACAGCAAGCTGGACAGGTAAATTGCCTCATACAATCTTACACGAAACATGTCAGAAACGAAAATGGAATAAGGTAGAGTATGATATGAAGAAAATCGGTGATAAAGGTTTCATTGCAATTGCAGTTTTGTCATTCACTGACCCAAAGACAAAAGAAACATTGACTGCAAGAATGAACGATCCAACCTATGACAAAGCTTCAGGAAAAGGCCTTGTAATTCCTCAAGAAACTCCAATTGAAGCTAGACACATGGCCTCCACTATTGCGCTATATCGCATTGCATACAACACCAACCTGCACATGATGCTTCCGCCAAACCATAGAAAAACATGGTATGCCCTCGACGATTTTCGAAAAGATAACCTGAAAACAGACGAAAAGCGTATAAACAAACTATTTGATCTTGATCCCTTCAAGACAATGGTGGAAGACAGAAAGCTCAAAGCCCAACgtgaaaaagaacaagtgGCCCAGAATAATCAAGCACAGAAAGAACAAGTTGCACGAACCATTTTATCTAGCCATGGTggaatttcttcttctggaAAGGACAGGCAAGAGAGAAAAGTAGCATCTCATAAAAACTCACATAATCCTTCATTAGTGCGGTTTCCAAAAAAGGTTTGGGAAAATTCTATATTTGTTGACCTTGATGAATCGTCTAGACAACTGATAGAAACTTcattgaaagagaaaattgaTTGGCaagctaaaaaaattagcCATAAAAATGAGACAATTGCTGAAAATCGGGAAGATCTCAAGGCAAAATTATTAACTCTACAATTTAGACCAAAACACGTAGAGGAAGCCATGCTTTATAAAGATCCATTGTCTTTCTTATTGTTTAACTTACCGGAAGATGATTTACCaccattttttcataaaaagaaaggtgATACAAAAAACAAGGTTGAAATAACAAACCTACCGTTATCAACTAGAATGATCGTTGAGCGTTTAACAGAAATTGGTGTCTCTTCAGATGAAGCCTTATTGGCTTTACAACAAAACGAtatgaatgaaaatgaagcGGCCGGGTTCTTGACGAGGGAAATTTTACCAACTTTAAATAGCAATACGAATGAACCTGTATCAGAAACTGAATCTATAGAATGTTGGAACCAAGAGCTAGAGAGCCTAGAGAGCATTTATGAGGGCTGCGTGATGGACGCCAAGGAAGATTCACACTACACGCTCAatttaattgaaaaactcaaaataaaattgaaagtaTATAGAACCAAAAATTATCCTGCATCATTACCTGGTATTGTAGTTTCAAcctttgataaaaattaCAAGCTACCTGATTATATTAAGAAACAAATATTAACCAGGTTACTGCATTATCTCCAGGAAGGAAATCTAATAGGCGATATGTTAGTATATCATATTTATGAATGGTTGAAAGAGAATATATCTAAGATAATTGACAACCCTGGCCCATTAATTCCAGATTCAGATTCGAAAGGTgcaataaacaaaagaaacattTCAAACGGTAAGAGAAGTATAAATAATTCTAGTTCGAGAAAATTCACAAAAACCACCATTTCTGAAGACACGCTCTCTGTCCTAAGGGAAGAGTACACAAAAAGGATCAAAAGTTCTGAATACAAAAGTATGCAGTTAGTTAGAGAACAACTGCCTGCCTGGAAGAAGCAAAAGGTTATTATAGATATCATCAATAAAAACGAAGTTGTATTGATTACTGGTGAAACAGGTTCGGGTAAATCCACTCAGGTCGTTCAGTTTATACTAGATTTCTTacagaaggaaaaaggagATTTCGGTAAGACTAAAATCGTATGTACGCAACCCAGAAGAATCTCGGCTATTGGGCTTGCTGAACGTGTTTCTGATGAACGCTGTGTAACTTGTGGGGAAGAGGTAGGTTACGTAATAAGAGGTGTCAATAAAACCAAAGCTTCCACACGTATCAAGTTCATGACCACAGGTGTTCTTGTTAGGTTGTTACAGAATGCTAGAACTATGTTAGAAAACAcaattgttgttattgatgaagttCATGAACGTTCTATTGATACTGACTTGATAGTGacattgatgaaaaatctCTTACATAGAGTTCGCGGCATGAAAATTGTTTTAATGAGTGCTACTGTTAACGTTGacttgttcaaaaaattctttccgGGGCTAGCAACATGTCACATAGAAGGACGCACTTTCCCCATCACTGATTACTTCTTGGAAGACATTCTTAGTGACCTTGACTTCAAGATCAAGAGAGAGAAGGCTTTGTCTTATGATGATGATAGCGTtgatgaaagaaataatgaCGACCAATATTTGAAGCCGAGAGCAGATTCTAAGTTTTTTACATCTGGGCAAATCAATTATGATTTGCTTTGTCAAGTGGTTGAATATGTACATAAACGCCTGAAAGCTGCTAATGACAACGGATCTATTATCGTTTTTTTGCCTGGTGTGGGAGAGATTAATAAGTGCTGCAATTTGCTAGCTAATAAATCAAATGAAGCAGATTTTATGGTTCTACCCTTGCACTCCGCTCTAACTCCTGAAGACCAAAAAAGGgtgttcaaaaaatatcatgggaaaaggaaagttGTTGTATCCACAAATATTGCTGAAACATCTATTACTATAGATGACTGTGTTGCAACTATTGACACAGGCCGTGCCAAATCGATGTTCTATAATCCAAAGGATAATACTACAAAACTAATTGAGTCGtttatttcaaaagctgAAGTTAAACAACGTAGAGGTCGTGCTGGTAGAGTACGTGAAGGTTTATCTTACAAATTattttctaaaaatttataCGAAAACGACATGATATCAATGCCAATTCcagaaatcaaaagaatcCCGTTGGAATCCCTTTATTTATCTGTTAAGGCTATGGGTATAAAGGACGTTAAAGCGTTTTTGAGCACAGCTTTGGATGCCCCTCCTTTACCAGCTCTGCAAAAGGcagaaagaatattaacaACGATAGGACTTGTTGATGAGTCCGACAAGTCACTCACACAGCTAGGTCAATTTATTAGCCTGATGCCTGTCATGGATAGTAAGCATGGTAAATTACTAATATACGGCATTCTGTTTGGCTGTACGGACATTTCTGTTTTACTTGTCTCGATACTCGGTATTGGAGTTTTGCCTTTCATCGGAGGTTTTGAAAATAGggaaaagataaaaaaactgCTATGTAAATATGAAAGTCGTGGGGATTTATTTGCAGTATTGGAAATTGTCAGAGATTacttcaaaatcaaagattCGAGCATCAAAAGGAAATATTTGAGAGACAATTTACTTTcctataataaaattaatgaaattaAGTCATCAACAGCCCAATATTATTCTATTTTGAAAGATGTAGGCTTTCTACCAATGGACTATAAAGTTGGAAGCATTTCTGATTTGAATAGGAACGAGCGAAATTTTGATATCCTAAGGGCCATTCTCACGGGTGCGTTTTATCCACACATAGCCAGGGTGCAACTACCAGATGTAAAGTATCTATCAACAAGTTCCGGTGctgttgaaaaagatcCTGAAGCCAAAATGATCAAATACTGGATTCGAAGCGAAGAGTATCAGGACAAATTAGAAGAATATAAGACGAAAATTTCGCAAGAGACGCAAAAGGTTGATTTGGAAGATTTACCGTTACCTGCTACTAGGGCATTCATTCATCCAAGTTCAGTCTTATTTTCAACCAATTCAGTAAACTTGGAAGACGCTAAGTTACTCTCTGAGGTGGATGGTCCAATATCCCGTCAATCCAAAATACCAACCGTTGTAAAATACccatttgttttgtttacCACGTCTCAAGTTACTAATAAGTTGTATTTGAGGGACTTAACCCCAACTACTACATTATCATTACTATTATTCGGAGGGGCAATCTCTTATGACATTGGAGGTACTATTCATTCACCGGGCATCGTTGTCGACAACTGGCTCCCAATTAGAACCTGGTGTAAGAATGGTGTTTTAATCAAGGAACTGAGAACACAACTTGATGAGGCCATAAGGAAAAAGTTAGAAAGTCCCGATTATGCTAAAAAATCTCAAATTGATAATTCTGGTGCTGATAAAACTctaaaaattgttgaaaaaattatagCTTCCGAACAATAGTAATCAGTTCCTACTGTAGTCCCTGTATAATAattatcatcttcattttcgaaaaggaatttttttaacataTAGAAGTGTCAAAGTATAAAACACTAACAAAAATCTAAGAGATTATTGCGACTGCGTGTTTTTCTCTTTGCTGAATCAGGGCTAGAATCCCGTAAACTACATAGCACATTGTCTTTGccatattttaaaaattttgtggCGCCgtcaaaataaaaaaaaaatactgaaGGATGCGAGGTTCGAACTCGCGCGGACAACCGTCCAACAGATCTTAAGTCTGCCGCCTTAGACCACTCGGCCAACCCTCCGTCGATAATACAACAACAAGGAAATACAGGATACGAACACCATCCAGTTTAACTTGATTAATCTTTACGCATGCATATTGCTAcatcttttttattctGCAATATACATCTGTTTATATCTCATTAATGTTGGTAAGCctctgaaaaatttatcaaatacTAGTACAATTGTTTACCAACATCATTTTCGTTGCTAGAAAATTACTATACACCGTTAAGAAAAGACATAAATCATGAGACTAATAGAACAACACTAGGGATTAGCCAATTTAATGGGAGCTGAAATGCAGGGATTAATTATGCAATTACAAAATGAATGGTATCGTttgaaatgaaagaagaaacacTAATATTATAACATAGAAATATCGATTTCTTCCTGCGAATTCCCATGTCCTCGTTGAGAACTTCTAATATGTTTTGTATgcctaatattatagctttacaaaaaaatagaatcTCAACAATTATCCCACAATTCACTCATGTCATGCTGCCTCTCGcgtattttttcttgaaaccGATGCTAGTTTAGTTGTCTTTCGGCATCAgctctaattttttcaagaatagTATCTACAGAGTcaaatttcatcattcGGAGAATTCCGATGAATCGGCATCGTCAGAGAAGCTATATAAGAAGAGATAAACACATTTGAAAGATAGGATATACTTTGAAAGTGTTCTGGTGACCACTATATCACTTAAGTAATACCTAACAAAGCAATGGTACAAGAAATCGATTTAGGTTTGACATGTGATATGCATGTTCATGTAAGAGAGGGTGCGATGTGTGAACTAGTCACCCCCAAGATTAGAGATGGTGGGGTTTCAATTGCTTACATCATGCCAAATTTACAACCTCCAATTACCACACTAGATAGAGTGATTGAATACAAAAAGACACTGCAGAAACTAGCTCCTAAAACTACCTTCTTAATGAGTTTttatctttcaaaagacTTAACTCCAGATTTAATTCATGAAGCTGCCCAACAACATGCCATTCGTGGAGTAAAGTGTTATCCAGCGGGAGTAACAACAAATTCGGCTGCTGGGGTGGATCCAAATGACTTCAGCGCATTTTACCCAATTTTCAAGGCTATGCAAGAAGAGAACCTGGTATTAAATTTGCATGGGGAAAAACCTTCTGTCCATGATGGAGACAAAGAACCTATTCATGTATTGAATGCAGAGGAAGCCTTTTTGCCagccttgaaaaaattgcatAATGATTTCCCAAACCTGAAAATAATTCTGGAACACTGCACTAGCGAGTCGGCAATAAAGACAATCGAGGATATAAATAAGAACGTGAAGAAAGCCACTGACGTAAAGGTTGCTGCCACATTAACGGCTCATCACTTATTTTTAACAATTGATGATTGGGCCGGAAATCCGGTAAATTTTTGCAAACCTGTTGCGAAACTTCCAAATGACAAAAAGGCTCTAGTCAAAGCTGCTGTATCAGGGAAaccatattttttctttggatcTGATTCAGCACCTCATCCTGTACAAAATAAGGCCAATTACGAGGGTGTTTGCGCAGGAGTTTACTCACAATCTTTTGCGATCCCTTATATCGCCcaagtttttgaagagCAAAATGCCTTGGAGAACTTAAAGGGCTTTGTTTCCGACTTCGGAATTTCCTTTTATGAGGTTAAAGATAGCGAAGTGGCTTCTTCAGATAAGGcaatattattcaaaaaagaacaagttATCCCTCAGGTTATCAGCGATGGCAAAGACATAAGCATCATCCCATTTAAAGCAGGTGATAAACTAAGTTGGTCGGTGAGATGGGAACCTCGTTAATATGCAACAATATGTAGGCTCATTTGAGAGTATAGAccatatatacatatttatgGGAAAAATAAACTTACCTTCCAATAGAAGTTATAGATGCCATCATCATGCCTATTGTTATGGTCCGTATCTCTTTACAGAAGTTCACAGCCAAATGCGTTGATATggtatattttttctcttcagttttttatcaaaaaatgcCACAACCTTGATTTAATCTTGCATACTAACATCCACATCTTGAGCTTTTTGCTTTTCGTCATTgctttcttcctcatcactTTCACTACTATTATTCAGCACTCCAATCATCTTATTgtaaatttctttatctttcGCACTCAATTCATTTAAGGGCAAATTACCTGAGTTCTTCTCTTGCAGCCAAAAGAAGTACCTTTCGTTGGatgaaaaaactaaagCAAATATTCTGCCACTTTTACTGGATTTTATTGGAACCCACATGGTCTCTCCAGGAAttaaaatcaaagaaatagGATCAAGTTCCCTCCCGACCGGCTTTTCCGTTGGACGCCACTCGAAATCCCAAAATCCCaattcttcctcttcatttgGTTTGATCTCGATTTCACCCTGAACTGGAATTGGCGTACATAGACGTGAATCTTCGTTGTATTCACAAACACCAGCCCTGAATTTAATTACAGTTGAACTCATACTCATCAACActcttttaaaatttatAAGTCAACCAGCACTTAGGTAGTTTTCTGGCACCCTTATAGAACCTAATCTACTGGTCATAGTAGAGTATTTAGTAGCAAAGCTTTCGCCACCTCGCGAATAATATATCACGAAATACGGAGGAATTTTAACTGAAATATATCAATAACGCATATCAAGGAGGGGATGACTTGATGagttgaaaataatataaatGGTTCAAGCAACCGTTTGTACACCACTCAGTCAATTATTGCTTCAATTGAAATTATAGAGGACCGAAGATTAGTCATATAAAACAGGggtctttttttctttaggGAGATTACTATTACAATGTCGCAACAGGATTCACAGCGCTGGCTGCCCACGGATCGGCTAATATATGGTGTGCTAGTCAAATCTTTCCTTCCCTTACAAAGGTATCCTGAGCTGGTATATGAAAACAGCAATTATGCGAACGTTTATGTGGGTGCAGAAGTTTACGTCTTCGAAGAATCTGTGGATAAGAAATGGTGTAGAGCGTACCAATGTTTACGACCCTTTCCTGAAGAATTCATATCGAATATGAACTCGGCGAATGATGTACTGCCAGACGTGAAACCGAAAGTAGTGATATTTCCTAGAAAATATGTTCATTTTGAAGCAGAAAAAGCCGTCAGCACAatgccatttttcaaagcacCTAGTGCTGAGGATTTTAAACCATTGATAAGTAAAGAATGTGAGTCCCGCTCCTTTTGTGACAGCCTATATGTTAGCTCTACTGATGATATATCAACTGGTAAACCAAGAAAGACACCGAGACCTCCGTTCCCCTTTTTCAGATACCAAAAGAGGTCCTTTAAGGACGAAATGGGTCCTATATTATCTCTTATTTCCTCGCATGTTTACTCTATGTATTCAATTGGCGAGTTTTCTATATATaggaaaatgataaaactTTATTATGATTTGGACACTATACGATTTAGATTGTCTATGAATTTAACCACAGAGGCTGAGAAAATAAATCTGATAAGAGCAGCAACATCCCTAAGAACTAAAATcgcaaaatttttgtcCTCCACATACAGGAAGAATAAACTAATTGCTAACTCTACTCCAAGAAACCCAGATCCTTATGGTTTCGAAGGAATTTTTGCCAGGGATATTGATACTGGCGAATTGCTCTCATACGAGATCGACAAATTAAGAACTTTAGTGTCATCGTCAATGCTTTGTGGTTTAACTAATAATTTTCCTACTGTACCTGTGGTAGAGTCCGATGATGAGTCCTCATCTAACGGACTATTCGGCACAGTTAGATCGAGCATTTTGGTTAACTTGAAAGATCTGGCATGGGATCCCTCTATATCAGATCCTAAATATCAAGATCTTTCTATTTGTGTATACTTGAGAACCAAAGACGAAGTTTTAACAGAGTCTTTTACCATGACGAAGTCGTCCAATATGGAATCAGCTCTAGATGAAATTCCTGCAATGTTattcaagaatattttggaaaCGATAGTccataaaaataaagtataCTTAGTAGTAGTGCTGAAGGAAACAATAGCAATTACAACAGAAACTGCTCCGGAAATTTCATCTTACAATATATCTACCGAAGAGTCAAGTTCACATTCCCCATTTTCTCCATTTAATTCATCGACTGAGAATAAGATTGACCACGTAAAAAAGGGCTTAGCTGCCGGAGTTATTAACATATCTCCGGTATTCAAGTTTTATAACGGCCTATCAGTTGCGAATAAAGCTCAGAGGTTTAACCTTTATCTTTATAGCTCCGATTCCTCGGATTCGCAAAACTTCAACTCTTCAAAGGATGCGGATTTAGGTTGGGGCGGGTTAATAAATAAGATAATAAAAGATTCTTCTGAAGGCGTTTCTGTGAACCCTAGGGCTGTTTCTTTATCGGTAACTGTAAAGGAAATTATAGGCAAACAAGAGGCGGAAAAAGTGCTCTCCACATCTTTAGTACCGATAAGATCTATTCCCACATACTTTTATGATACCATGTTTAGCCAAGCAGAAAGAATTTATCTGAACTTAGGTAGGGTGTCGCTTTATGGACTTCCTGCAGCTGATACAAATATAGAAAATGTTACCGTTCAAATATCCTGCAGGAATAAGGCCGtaaaattttgcaaaaataaGCTCGAAGAGAGATCTGGGGACTGGAAGTTTGTTTCAGTTCGTCCAAATGAGAGCATAGGCGAATCGATTAGAATAGAAGGGGTAGAGAACATGAACGAAGACGAGACATTAAGAGTATTGGTATATTTGAATGGATTTTTGATggcaaaatcaaatatacatatcaagaaaaagaacgaaATCATAGAATATAGAAAGGGTACCGTATTCCAAATAATGTCATCCAAATCAGTACCTCTAATTCATTTAGAGCTTGAAGCATCATATTTTGGTCGGAGATATAATATCAACCCTGCCATTACAAATTTCTTAGTTCTTCAAACCAAAAATGTTGAATTCGACCAGCAACTTAAAGAGCACTATTCAGTTACATTGAAGCAGCTGAATAACGTTTCTTTTAAAGATTTACTAAAGCATTTTGACACAATTTTAGCACACTATTTGTTACTTCTTGAATCGGTGAATGAAGCTACTGATAAAAAAGGCCCTTCTTCAAGTTTACCCAATATTGTATTCAGTGAATTCGTCAAGTTTTTAAATTTAATGTTAACACACCAAGAAAACTCTAGATATTGGTTTAATAGACTGTACAAAAAAGTCATGTCAAAGGAACTAGAATGTCCCAATGTTGCACCGATACTAATAAAACATATGACAACGATCTTTGATAGGAGTCATTCTTCTTGGACTAGAACAGGAACTGCAATCTGCCGAACCATCCTGTACATAATTGTGTTGGCAATCGGTTCGTCTCATTCTGATGAAATGCCTAATTTCAgtcattttttcagaagCTTGCACAAATTTTTAATGCTTGCTGATGAGCCAATAATGGCGGATCAAATTTTGTTAATAGAAAGTATTCCCTCTATGCTGGAGACAATGACCAATCACTGTAAGGTGGAAGACTTAGTTCGTTTTGCGATCGGACTGTTTGAATGTTGccaggaaaaagaaatgaatcAAAAAATGTACTCCAGGCCACTCTCAGTTcgagaagaagaatatttgaataCAAAGTTTAATTGCCTGTTGAAGTTAATTAACAAGAAGGTTTtgcaaaattatttaacCAATACGGAATCCGTAGATAAACTGAGGTTACAGTTTTTATCTAAAACCCTTGAGTGGTTACTTACGCCGTATACTCCAGGCGATGACAAATGTTTTCACGTAGAATCCTTACGCTTGGTTAATTCTGTTTTCATTACAATAATCGAAGATTACAAATTTGACATGCTACAAAGGAACTTGATAAGGTTACTACCATATTTGTGTAAGTCCTTCGTCCATTTAAGAAGGTACTGTAAGAAAGCACGTTTAATGAGGCCTCGAAGAGTTTTTACCATGCTTTTTCCCAGAGAAATTCCATGCAACTACATACCGGTTGATTCAATAGTGAATGATGAAGTAGTCGTAGAAGTTCTTCTAGAGCTTGCCATCATAATTTGTGAAATAACGAAAATTGCATCAAGCAGATTTCCATCATATCAATCTTTCAGCGAAATCATAAACTTGTGCGATAAAGACActctttttcaatcaaatttttattcaCGACAAATCACGAATGAAAATGTCTATACAATAACCAAaacagtttttttgttttttaaaCAAGATTGGTTCCCAGGAATGAAGTGGCTTGGCGTATCAGCGTTATTAGGAAGATCGTCTCTAATATTGCTTAGTTTATGCAAGGATTATATCatagaaaataattcaCCTTCTCCATCAAAGGAGTCTGAAAAGAGGGTTGACATGCGACTTTGGGCAGAATATGTAAAAGTCATACTACTAGTTTCAAACCATAAAAGTGCATCCTTGACTAAGTTAGCTATTACTCCACGTAAGGCCGTTTATTTGATATCGGGTGacctgaaaaaaatttcagcaTATATCCTAAATGAATGTTGGGATGCCCTAGCCACTGGGCACTATAATATCACTTATGCTAAAAAGTATGGATTAGGAGCCTTGAGTGATTGCCAATTTGAATTGTTTGTTCATaatc
Above is a genomic segment from Saccharomyces cerevisiae S288C chromosome XII, complete sequence containing:
- the URA4 gene encoding dihydroorotase (Dihydroorotase; catalyzes the third enzymatic step in the de novo biosynthesis of pyrimidines, converting carbamoyl-L-aspartate into dihydroorotate), translated to MVQEIDLGLTCDMHVHVREGAMCELVTPKIRDGGVSIAYIMPNLQPPITTLDRVIEYKKTLQKLAPKTTFLMSFYLSKDLTPDLIHEAAQQHAIRGVKCYPAGVTTNSAAGVDPNDFSAFYPIFKAMQEENLVLNLHGEKPSVHDGDKEPIHVLNAEEAFLPALKKLHNDFPNLKIILEHCTSESAIKTIEDINKNVKKATDVKVAATLTAHHLFLTIDDWAGNPVNFCKPVAKLPNDKKALVKAAVSGKPYFFFGSDSAPHPVQNKANYEGVCAGVYSQSFAIPYIAQVFEEQNALENLKGFVSDFGISFYEVKDSEVASSDKAILFKKEQVIPQVISDGKDISIIPFKAGDKLSWSVRWEPR
- the RPN13 gene encoding proteasome regulatory particle lid subunit RPN13 (Subunit of the 19S regulatory particle of the 26S proteasome lid; acts as a ubiquitin receptor for the proteasome; null mutants accumulate ubiquitinated Gcn4p and display decreased 26S proteasome stability; protein abundance increases in response to DNA replication stress), whose amino-acid sequence is MSMSSTVIKFRAGVCEYNEDSRLCTPIPVQGEIEIKPNEEEELGFWDFEWRPTEKPVGRELDPISLILIPGETMWVPIKSSKSGRIFALVFSSNERYFFWLQEKNSGNLPLNELSAKDKEIYNKMIGVLNNSSESDEEESNDEKQKAQDVDVSMQD